The Mucilaginibacter mallensis genome has a segment encoding these proteins:
- a CDS encoding DUF2147 domain-containing protein, with protein sequence MNNKLAFSFGVVIMLVIINAMAYAQSAADDICGRWVSDEKNLIVEVCRVNNEYQAKIIWFDAGSDKLMHEWVDKNNPDKALQNRKILGMSVLRNLVYMPKSNSWEEGMIYDAKHGREWNASAYIDKQGALKLKGYWHFKFIGRTMTFTRTKDLAVLK encoded by the coding sequence ATGAACAATAAGCTGGCTTTTAGTTTCGGGGTAGTAATTATGTTGGTGATCATCAATGCAATGGCCTATGCGCAGTCGGCTGCTGATGATATTTGCGGCAGGTGGGTATCAGATGAAAAAAACCTGATAGTAGAGGTTTGCAGGGTCAATAATGAGTACCAGGCAAAAATAATTTGGTTTGATGCCGGTAGTGATAAGCTGATGCATGAATGGGTTGATAAGAACAACCCGGATAAAGCACTGCAAAATCGTAAAATACTGGGCATGAGTGTGCTGCGTAACCTCGTTTATATGCCAAAGAGTAATTCCTGGGAAGAAGGTATGATATATGATGCCAAGCACGGCCGGGAATGGAATGCATCGGCCTATATTGATAAACAGGGCGCACTGAAACTAAAAGGATACTGGCATTTTAAGTTTATAGGCCGCACCATGACCTTTACACGCACTAAAGATCTGGCAGTACTTAAATAA
- a CDS encoding YceI family protein has translation MKKIIILLAFVTMQTALFAQGTWKLDKMHSSLKFTVTHLSVSDVDGNFKDFDVTITTTKADFSDAKFNLTANVASINTDNDMRDADLKSDKFFNAAVNPTLTFVSTGITKTKPNHYKLTGNLTMHGVTKAVTMDLWYRGTIVNPMSKANDAGFQLTGIVKRTDFNLAASYPDAMISDEITIKADGEFGAAK, from the coding sequence ATGAAAAAAATTATCATTCTTTTAGCCTTTGTAACTATGCAAACGGCTTTATTCGCTCAAGGCACCTGGAAGCTTGACAAAATGCACTCAAGCCTGAAATTTACCGTAACACACTTATCTGTATCTGATGTTGACGGTAACTTTAAAGATTTTGATGTTACCATCACCACTACAAAAGCCGATTTCAGCGATGCTAAATTCAACCTTACAGCTAACGTAGCATCTATCAACACAGATAATGATATGCGTGATGCTGATCTTAAGTCTGACAAGTTCTTTAATGCAGCTGTTAACCCAACCCTTACTTTTGTAAGCACAGGTATTACCAAAACAAAACCTAACCATTACAAGCTAACCGGTAACCTTACCATGCATGGTGTTACTAAAGCAGTCACCATGGACCTTTGGTACCGTGGTACTATTGTTAACCCAATGAGCAAAGCTAATGATGCAGGTTTCCAGTTAACCGGCATTGTAAAACGTACCGACTTTAATTTAGCCGCTTCATATCCTGATGCTATGATCAGCGATGAAATAACTATCAAAGCCGATGGTGAATTTGGCGCAGCTAAATAA